A stretch of Caldanaerobius polysaccharolyticus DSM 13641 DNA encodes these proteins:
- a CDS encoding Mini-ribonuclease 3: MMPPLALAYIGDCVYELYVREKLLSSGITSVRQLHDKAISYVNAKGQAERLKKIMDLLTEEERDIIKRGRNAKSATVPKNANVLDYRYATGLEALIGYLYLSGNVNRLMFLLDRLIGDVD; encoded by the coding sequence ATGATGCCGCCTTTAGCCCTGGCCTACATAGGGGACTGCGTGTACGAGCTTTACGTAAGGGAAAAGCTCTTGTCTAGCGGGATAACAAGCGTACGTCAGCTTCACGACAAGGCTATAAGTTACGTGAACGCCAAAGGCCAGGCTGAAAGGCTTAAAAAGATAATGGACCTTCTGACAGAAGAAGAGCGTGATATTATAAAGAGGGGACGCAATGCCAAATCTGCTACAGTTCCCAAAAACGCCAATGTGCTGGATTACAGGTATGCCACAGGGCTGGAAGCCCTTATAGGGTATTTGTATTTGAGCGGAAATGTGAACAGGTTGATGTTTTTGCTGGATCGCTTGATCGGCGATGTAGATTGA